In the genome of Kluyveromyces marxianus DMKU3-1042 DNA, complete genome, chromosome 1, one region contains:
- the MGA1 gene encoding Mga1p — MHNKTFIHQLHHILAQEELSEWIRWDEEDEYMFIIKPNAPNFSSKVLKRFFKHGNVSSFVRQLHMYGFHKLLHPSPSSYSPSGNGSESNNNKNNNVPKSEVEWKFTHHSQDFFKSATEVQLKRIHRKSNNIGKDGKRRNVLSPVCVSYLGPSQDPATASTAAVTTAATSVPSVNTSSIPADISRKSSATMTQPMIPQSSISPVPSVTSGSPLSQLPHHHHHHHHHQLPIPTQLPPSVLPATHMSHSLSSLGPTPTNGAPGGPGGSIPLPIPSSSPIPRVIDAPYSSVSPYPSVSYNAGLGPSTNIHPPHAVFQYEQNMGILIRAMLQMCDALCADGSNIQEHLEKLKLFKLELMTTEANWNMLMSNGLSSAKSSVSTTSNSATNRFNSMDSLESQKNSIFSNPRFSKVQKMSLVGTTTPYAGTSGSLSHEYEKNNQNSNPTYNPASNQPQLHAQNQSLPQTQPQPQPQSQLQNRSLNNPRDNSKP, encoded by the coding sequence ATGCACAATAAGACGTTTATTCATCAGTTGCACCACATTCTGGCGCAAGAAGAGTTGTCAGAATGGATCAGATGGGACGAGGAAGATGAGTACATGTTTATCATAAAACCTAACGCCCCTAATTTTTCAAGCAAAGTTTTAAAACGGTTCTTTAAACACGGCAACGTCTCAAGTTTTGTCCGGCAATTACATATGTATGGTTTCCACAAGCTGCTTCATCCATCTCCATCGTCATACTCTCCAAGTGGTAACGGCAGCGAAagtaataacaacaaaaataacaatgtACCGAAAAGCGAAGTTGAGTGGAAGTTTACGCACCATTCCCAAgactttttcaaatctgCCACGGAGGTCCAGTTGAAGCGAATCCATCGGAAGTCTAACAATATCGGTAAGGATGGTAAGAGGAGAAATGTGCTTTCCCCGGTTTGCGTAAGCTATCTTGGGCCGTCTCAGGATCCCGCAACAGCTTCCACGGCAGCAGTCACCacagcagcaacatcaGTGCCCTCAGTTAACACTTCATCAATTCCGGCAGACATCTCGCGGAAATCATCTGCTACTATGACTCAACCCATGATTCCACAAAGCAGCATATCACCAGTGCCCTCTGTAACTAGTGGTTCCCCACTGTCACAGCTGCcacaccaccaccaccatcaccatcaccaccaACTTCCTATTCCCACACAACTGCCACCATCAGTGCTGCCCGCAACTCACATGAGCCATTCACTTTCATCTTTGGGACCAACTCCAACAAATGGAGCACCAGGCGGGCCAGGAGGAAGCATTCCACTACCTATACCAAGCAGCAGCCCGATACCAAGAGTAATCGATGCGCCATACTCCTCCGTTAGCCCATACCCTTCGGTGTCCTATAACGCTGGTCTGGGACCTAGCACGAATATACACCCACCGCACGCTGTGTTTCAATATGAACAAAATATGGGCATTCTAATACGGGCTATGCTGCAAATGTGCGATGCGCTATGCGCAGACGGATCTAACATACAAGAACATTTGGAAAAACTGAAACTATTTAAGCTGGAACTCATGACCACAGAGGCCAACTGGAACATGTTGATGAGCAACGGCCTTTCAAGTGCCAAATCGAGCGTCAGTACGACTAGTAATTCTGCTACAAACAGATTTAACAGTATGGACTCGCTCGAGTCGCAAAAAAATTCGATTTTCTCTAATCCAAGATTCTCGAAGGTGCAAAAAATGTCCCTTGTTGGCACGACTACGCCTTACGCAGGTACCAGTGGTTCTCTCTCGCATGAATAcgaaaaaaataatcaaaattCCAATCCAACTTATAACCCAGCAAGCAACCAACCCCAACTTCACGCTCAAAACCAATCTCTGCCACAAACTCAACCTCAACCACAACCTCAATCTCAACTTCAGAACAGATCTCTAAATAATCCTAGAGATAATTCTAAACCTTAG